The following are encoded in a window of Platichthys flesus chromosome 11, fPlaFle2.1, whole genome shotgun sequence genomic DNA:
- the nod1 gene encoding nucleotide-binding oligomerization domain-containing protein 1 isoform X1 produces the protein MDQREEARCLTILTVHRELLVSSLRSLQCILDNLLACGFLCEEDVDIVQQTVTKTDQVRKILELVQCKGEEACEYFLFIIYKVCDAYIDLQPWLEEINFKPSSDVMLMSVVNTDPISRYSAKLRQEMSRDTCFIMSYGQQDDTRLEELYTDSLMELLKDSNDSLGFVESLDQLLGDHGVCNPQGEIIYMMGDAGVGKSILLQKLQNLWSKKQLQTDAIFFFKFRCRMFSIFKETEQISLRDLLFKYNCHPDLDPDDEVFDYIVRFPEKVIFTFDGYDEIQENLDLMNVPEVVSPDVKAHPLQLLISLLSGKLLKNSQKMLTARTGIELQSRVIRKKVVLRGFSPTHMKSYINLHFKEQEHRKLVSDQLDASPHLCGLCSTPLFCWILFKSFSHLHTMHDSFHMPDSCITLTDIFLLLSEVFFSRSTSAAPALLKKNSRCASETFKLGLRPLAAFAKLALQAMERGSFICNQDEIAACGLREEDLPLGFLRPVSDCEGSGSPANFEFLHITLQSFLAAFALLLDEQAAADTILKFFTECSRKREPSCLLFNSCITGSSKHSPKKPFATNEHLQFTNLFLCGLLSKANTGLMEHLVSRGLLKKKQAVLKSYLSKGVKSHLRGLPHYNGGEGKKIHVMPNFLWMLRCIFETGSKDIAQLTAKGIKAQIIKLGHCNVYSGDCTALNFVLQHRQRLLGVDMDNNNIGDYGVKQLRPSFCKMTIVRLCVNHLSDSSMEVLAEELCKHKVVEVLGLYKNHITDIGAKLVAKIIEECPKLRVVKIGENKITSVGGRYLADAIQKSSSIFDVGMWGNSIGDEGAAAFAEALRHHPNLTNLSLSANGITSEGGKILTEALKENSTLRIFWLTQNELTDEAAPHFAELVKLNTGLKHLWLVNNKLTVIGIKHLAEALAHNSALDEIVVKGNQVSAEEEEQFNAEKRLHFH, from the exons ATGGATCAGAGAGAAGAAGCCAGATGCCTGACCATCCTCACCGTACACAGAGAGCTGCTGGTGTCGAGTCTGAGGAGCCTCCAGTGCATCCTGGACAACCTGCTGGCTTGTGGCTTCCTCTGTGAAGAAGATGTTGACATCGTACAACAAACTGTCACCAAGACGGATCAG gtgCGCAAAATATTGGAGCTGGTCCAGTGCAAAGGGGAGGAGGCCTGTGAATACTTTCTTTTCATCATATACAAAGTGTGTGATGCATACATAGACCTGCAGCCATGGCTGGAAGAGATCAACTTCAAACCGAGCAGTGACGTAATGCTGATGAGTGTGGTGAACACAGATCCCA TCAGCAGGTATAGCGCAAAGTTGAGGCAGGAAATGAGCCGGGACACCTGCTTCATCATGTCATACGGCCAGCAAGACGACACCCGTCTGGAGGAACTCTACACTGACTCTCTGATGGAACTGTTGAAAGACAGCAATGATAGTCTGGGCTTCGTGGAGAGTCTGGACCAGCTCCTCGGAGACCACGGCGTCTGTAATCCTCAAGGTGAAATCATCTATATGATGGGGGACGCTGGAGTGGGAAAATCCATCCTCCTTCAGAAGCTCCAGAACCTCTGGTCCAAGaaacagctgcagacagacGCCATCTTCTTCTTTAAGTTCCGCTGTAGGATGTTCAGCATTTTTAAGGAAACAGAACAGATCTCCCTCAGGGACCTTTTGTTCAAATACAACTGTCATCCAGATCTGGATCCAGATGATGAGGTGTTTGATTACATCGTGCGCTTCCCTGAAAAggttatttttacatttgatggCTACGATGAGATTCAGGAGAATCTGGACCTTATGAATGTCCCTGAAGTGGTGTCGCCAGATGTCAAGGCACATCCCCTCCAGCTGCTGATCAGCTTGCTCTCTGGGAAACTGCTCAAGAACTCCCAGAAGATGCTGACGGCTCGGACCGGGATTGAGCTCCAGAGTAGGGTGATCAGAAAGAAGGTGGTTCTGCGGGGGTTCTCTCCAACCCATATGAAGTCCTACATTAATTTGCACTTTAAGGAGCAGGAGCACAGAAAGCTGGTGTCAGATCAGCTGGATGCTAGCCCCCACCTCTGTGGCCTGTGCTCAACTCCGCTCTTTTGCTGGATTCTATTCAAGAGCTTTAGCCACCTGCACACCATGCATGATAGCTTTCATATGCCTGACTCCTGCATCACGCTCACCGACATCTTTCTTCTGCTGTCCGAGGTGTTCTTCAGCCGCTCAACTTCAGCCGCTCCGGCTCTGCTGAAGAAAAACAGCCGGTGTGCCTCAGAGACATTCAAATTAGGGCTTAGGCCCCTTGCTGCATTTGCCAAGCTGGCACTTCAGGCTATGGAGAGAGGCAGCTTCATTTGTAACCAAGATGAGATCGCTGCGTGCGGTCTCAGAGAGGAGGACCTGCCCCTCGGCTTTCTCCGACCTGTCAGTGACTGTGAAGGCAGCGGAAGCCCTGCTAACTTTGAGTTCCTCCACATCACCCTCCAGTCTTTCTTGGCGGCATTTGCGCTTTTGTTGGACGAGCAGGCGGCTGCAGACACCATTCTCAAGTTCTTCACAGAGTGCAGCAGGAAAAGGGAACCATCCTGTCTGCTGTTTAACTCATGTATCACTGGCTCCTCAAAGCACAGCCCAAAGAAACCATTTGCAACCAATGAACACCTTCAGTTCACAAATCTGTTCTTGTGTGGACTGCTCTCTAAAGCTAACACTGGCCTGATGGAGCATCTGGTGTCTCGTGGGCTGctcaaaaaaaaacaggccGTGCTAAAATCGTACCTGTCAAAAGGTGTTAAGTCCCACCTCCGTGGTTTACCCCACTACAATGGCGGGGAAGGCAAGAAGATCCATGTTATGCCCAACTTCCTGTGGATGCTGAGATGCATCTTTGAGACGGGGAGCAAAGACATCGCTCAACTGACAGCGAAAGGCATCAAAGCGCAAATTATCAAGCTGGGCCACTGCAACGTCTACTCGGGGGACTGCACCGCCCTCAACTTCGTACTGCAACACCGTCAGAGGCTCCTGGGCGTTGACATGGATAACAACAACATTGGTGACTATGGGGTGAAGCAGCTGAGGCCCTCGTTCTGTAAGATGACAATAGTGAG ATTGTGCGTCAATCACCTGTCAGACAGCAGCATGGAGGTGCTTGCAGAGGAGCTGTGTAAGCACAAGGTTGTGGAAGTCTTGGG ACTTTACAAAAATCACATCACAGACATTGGAGCCAAGCTGGTTGCTAAGATAATTGAGGAATGTCCAAAGTTGCGAGTTGTCAA GATTGGTGAAAACAAGATCACTAGTGTTGGTGGGAGATATCTGGCCGATGCAATTCAGAAGAGCTCTTCAATATTTGATGTTGG AATGTGGGGGAACAGCATCGGAGATGAAGGGGCAGCAGCGTTCGCAGAAGCTTTGAGGCACCACCCGAATCTCACCAACCTCAG TCTCTCAGCTAATGGCATCACATCGGAAGGCGGGAAGATTCTCACGGAGGCTCTGAAGGAGAACAGCACCCTCAGGATATTCTG gttgaCGCAGAACGAGCTGACTGACGAGGCAGCTCCGCACTTTGCTGAGCTGGTTAAATTGAACACAGGTTTAAAACACCTCTG gttagTCAACAACAAGCTCACTGTGATTGGGATCAAACACCTCGCCGAGGCCCTGGCTCACAACTCGGCGCTCGATGAGATAGT TGTGAAAGGAAACCAggtctctgcagaggaagaggaacagttTAACGCGGAGAAGAGGCTGCACTTCCACTGA
- the nod1 gene encoding nucleotide-binding oligomerization domain-containing protein 1 isoform X2 gives MSRDTCFIMSYGQQDDTRLEELYTDSLMELLKDSNDSLGFVESLDQLLGDHGVCNPQGEIIYMMGDAGVGKSILLQKLQNLWSKKQLQTDAIFFFKFRCRMFSIFKETEQISLRDLLFKYNCHPDLDPDDEVFDYIVRFPEKVIFTFDGYDEIQENLDLMNVPEVVSPDVKAHPLQLLISLLSGKLLKNSQKMLTARTGIELQSRVIRKKVVLRGFSPTHMKSYINLHFKEQEHRKLVSDQLDASPHLCGLCSTPLFCWILFKSFSHLHTMHDSFHMPDSCITLTDIFLLLSEVFFSRSTSAAPALLKKNSRCASETFKLGLRPLAAFAKLALQAMERGSFICNQDEIAACGLREEDLPLGFLRPVSDCEGSGSPANFEFLHITLQSFLAAFALLLDEQAAADTILKFFTECSRKREPSCLLFNSCITGSSKHSPKKPFATNEHLQFTNLFLCGLLSKANTGLMEHLVSRGLLKKKQAVLKSYLSKGVKSHLRGLPHYNGGEGKKIHVMPNFLWMLRCIFETGSKDIAQLTAKGIKAQIIKLGHCNVYSGDCTALNFVLQHRQRLLGVDMDNNNIGDYGVKQLRPSFCKMTIVRLCVNHLSDSSMEVLAEELCKHKVVEVLGLYKNHITDIGAKLVAKIIEECPKLRVVKIGENKITSVGGRYLADAIQKSSSIFDVGMWGNSIGDEGAAAFAEALRHHPNLTNLSLSANGITSEGGKILTEALKENSTLRIFWLTQNELTDEAAPHFAELVKLNTGLKHLWLVNNKLTVIGIKHLAEALAHNSALDEIVVKGNQVSAEEEEQFNAEKRLHFH, from the exons ATGAGCCGGGACACCTGCTTCATCATGTCATACGGCCAGCAAGACGACACCCGTCTGGAGGAACTCTACACTGACTCTCTGATGGAACTGTTGAAAGACAGCAATGATAGTCTGGGCTTCGTGGAGAGTCTGGACCAGCTCCTCGGAGACCACGGCGTCTGTAATCCTCAAGGTGAAATCATCTATATGATGGGGGACGCTGGAGTGGGAAAATCCATCCTCCTTCAGAAGCTCCAGAACCTCTGGTCCAAGaaacagctgcagacagacGCCATCTTCTTCTTTAAGTTCCGCTGTAGGATGTTCAGCATTTTTAAGGAAACAGAACAGATCTCCCTCAGGGACCTTTTGTTCAAATACAACTGTCATCCAGATCTGGATCCAGATGATGAGGTGTTTGATTACATCGTGCGCTTCCCTGAAAAggttatttttacatttgatggCTACGATGAGATTCAGGAGAATCTGGACCTTATGAATGTCCCTGAAGTGGTGTCGCCAGATGTCAAGGCACATCCCCTCCAGCTGCTGATCAGCTTGCTCTCTGGGAAACTGCTCAAGAACTCCCAGAAGATGCTGACGGCTCGGACCGGGATTGAGCTCCAGAGTAGGGTGATCAGAAAGAAGGTGGTTCTGCGGGGGTTCTCTCCAACCCATATGAAGTCCTACATTAATTTGCACTTTAAGGAGCAGGAGCACAGAAAGCTGGTGTCAGATCAGCTGGATGCTAGCCCCCACCTCTGTGGCCTGTGCTCAACTCCGCTCTTTTGCTGGATTCTATTCAAGAGCTTTAGCCACCTGCACACCATGCATGATAGCTTTCATATGCCTGACTCCTGCATCACGCTCACCGACATCTTTCTTCTGCTGTCCGAGGTGTTCTTCAGCCGCTCAACTTCAGCCGCTCCGGCTCTGCTGAAGAAAAACAGCCGGTGTGCCTCAGAGACATTCAAATTAGGGCTTAGGCCCCTTGCTGCATTTGCCAAGCTGGCACTTCAGGCTATGGAGAGAGGCAGCTTCATTTGTAACCAAGATGAGATCGCTGCGTGCGGTCTCAGAGAGGAGGACCTGCCCCTCGGCTTTCTCCGACCTGTCAGTGACTGTGAAGGCAGCGGAAGCCCTGCTAACTTTGAGTTCCTCCACATCACCCTCCAGTCTTTCTTGGCGGCATTTGCGCTTTTGTTGGACGAGCAGGCGGCTGCAGACACCATTCTCAAGTTCTTCACAGAGTGCAGCAGGAAAAGGGAACCATCCTGTCTGCTGTTTAACTCATGTATCACTGGCTCCTCAAAGCACAGCCCAAAGAAACCATTTGCAACCAATGAACACCTTCAGTTCACAAATCTGTTCTTGTGTGGACTGCTCTCTAAAGCTAACACTGGCCTGATGGAGCATCTGGTGTCTCGTGGGCTGctcaaaaaaaaacaggccGTGCTAAAATCGTACCTGTCAAAAGGTGTTAAGTCCCACCTCCGTGGTTTACCCCACTACAATGGCGGGGAAGGCAAGAAGATCCATGTTATGCCCAACTTCCTGTGGATGCTGAGATGCATCTTTGAGACGGGGAGCAAAGACATCGCTCAACTGACAGCGAAAGGCATCAAAGCGCAAATTATCAAGCTGGGCCACTGCAACGTCTACTCGGGGGACTGCACCGCCCTCAACTTCGTACTGCAACACCGTCAGAGGCTCCTGGGCGTTGACATGGATAACAACAACATTGGTGACTATGGGGTGAAGCAGCTGAGGCCCTCGTTCTGTAAGATGACAATAGTGAG ATTGTGCGTCAATCACCTGTCAGACAGCAGCATGGAGGTGCTTGCAGAGGAGCTGTGTAAGCACAAGGTTGTGGAAGTCTTGGG ACTTTACAAAAATCACATCACAGACATTGGAGCCAAGCTGGTTGCTAAGATAATTGAGGAATGTCCAAAGTTGCGAGTTGTCAA GATTGGTGAAAACAAGATCACTAGTGTTGGTGGGAGATATCTGGCCGATGCAATTCAGAAGAGCTCTTCAATATTTGATGTTGG AATGTGGGGGAACAGCATCGGAGATGAAGGGGCAGCAGCGTTCGCAGAAGCTTTGAGGCACCACCCGAATCTCACCAACCTCAG TCTCTCAGCTAATGGCATCACATCGGAAGGCGGGAAGATTCTCACGGAGGCTCTGAAGGAGAACAGCACCCTCAGGATATTCTG gttgaCGCAGAACGAGCTGACTGACGAGGCAGCTCCGCACTTTGCTGAGCTGGTTAAATTGAACACAGGTTTAAAACACCTCTG gttagTCAACAACAAGCTCACTGTGATTGGGATCAAACACCTCGCCGAGGCCCTGGCTCACAACTCGGCGCTCGATGAGATAGT TGTGAAAGGAAACCAggtctctgcagaggaagaggaacagttTAACGCGGAGAAGAGGCTGCACTTCCACTGA